From the genome of Sinanaerobacter sp. ZZT-01:
TTTTCCAGTGTAATAAGCCGATCTGCCATCTACTGTACCTCCTCTGCCAGCTGCTCCATCACAGCTCGATATTGTTTTGCCTCCTTGGACTTCATCTCATAAATGAGCTTCCCGCTGTTTTGGAATACCACAGCATCCTCTACGGCAGGAAGCTGTACGGTATCGGTAAGCCCATACAGCTGAAGGAATTCATGCATACTGCATCCTATGTTCCACTGCCCAATCACCGGCTTTACCAGTTCTTTGATATGAAACCGTTCAAAAAAGCTCTGCATGGCTTGATGCCATAACCCACTTTCGGAAGACAGGGTATAGGTGCAAAGTATCTGATCTGCCAAAAACAATCCCAAGCTAGTCATTGGTTCCCGCAAATATCCAGTACAGTCAATCACAATATAGTCCGAACATACTTGAAGCTGCTGAAACAACCGCTTTGTTCTGTTTTCATAGAGCTCTTCCATACATGGCTCAGTCATCTTATTCGGAATTCCCAGAAGAAAAATATTCTCTCTATTTTTACATGGAGTAAGCATCCGTTGTGGTTGTTCTGCCGTGTCGGCCAATGCGGCAAAGATTCCCTGCTCTTCCGAAATACTTTCTCCGAAAAACGTCTGAATCCCACCGTAATCCAGATTAGCAGAAGCTAGAATTACCACTTGGTTTTTAGTCGCCAGAGCACAGCTTAAATTAGCTGCCAGTGTACTTTTTCCTGATCCGGGTCTTCCATAAACTGCAATAATTTTGCTCATACTGCCTCCTATCTCTTTATTAATGTAATATGAATTTTGCCATTATACTCTGCATCCAATAACCTTGCTGCTTGCGTTTCTGTGACTATGAATGTTATGGTTTGGGGTATTGCATCGACGGCATCAGCTTTGGATGCTTTGACATCATCCACACTAACTGCATCTGCATTTTCAATATCGTAGATTTCAAGATTCTTTAAAGATGTCTCAAAGATAACCTGAAAGCCCGCATCTGTTTCTCGGACTGTTCCAACATTAACAATGTCACCTTTTTGTAAATGAGAGGCAAGCCCCGCAGCATTGGATTGTAATGTAATGGTGGTAAGCTGTTTTCCCTGTTTTACAATATTTTCGATGATAGGATCCGATACAAAATCACCAATTTTTGCATCGGTAATATAATCACCGGCAAGTAAATCCACCTTTGCAACTTTTCCTTCTACCTTTTGTATGCTTTTTATAATACCTGAAGGCAATCCATACGCTCCAACTTTTTTTTCAATCACTTTATTTGCTTTAATGATCTCCCCTTTTTTAATGTTCTCTGCAACTGCAACAACCATTGCCGTATCTGCTTGCTGCTCATAAAGCTTTGGTAACACGACAAAGGAAAGTATTGCTGCCAGTACAATGCATAGCAAGCTTAATAGCTTTTTATTTTTTAGATATTTCCCGGGATTTCTCCGAAGCTTTACTTTCTCTTGCAGTTTTTCTTTTTTCTTAAATAGCATAGTTCCTCCTATTTTTTTAATAAAAAAGGAAAGGTTTATCCTTTCCTATTTCACACGAATTAACATTGCTTCGATGCTCTTATTGATAATGGTAGCGACCTCTGCTCTGGTTGCTGTATCAGACAATTGCAAGCTCCCTCCAATTCTTTCTATTAGGATGCCATTGTTCTGCATCCAGGTTACCGGATCAGTCTCTTTTTCCACTTCCACGCCGGAATGCTCTGCAAATTGATATAGCATCCTGGCCAGCTGTTCCTTGGTAACAGCTGCTTCCGGTCTCACAAGGTCTTCTTCTCTGGCAATATACTCTTTTACCCAAGCTAAATCTGGATCATACCATTGTCCCTTATTCGTTGGTAGCTGATCCGCTTTATATCCATCCAATCGATGCAAAATAGCGGCCATCATTGCGATAGTCATGGTGTCATCCGGTGCAAATCGTTTATCGCCTATTCCCGCAAAGATTTCTCGGGATGCTGCTTTGTCAATTTCCTGCTTTGCCCAATGTGTATTTGTATCAACAAAGTCCTTGCTATTGTCGATAAACTCAAACTCTGCATCTCCTGTTATCTTGACATACAGCTTACCCTCCATAATTGCCTGAAAAGATGGGATGGTATTATTAATGACATTTCGAGCTACTTTGTTGTCAAGCATCGGAATTACCATATACATGGCATCATGAGATTGGTTTACTTTAACCCTAATGTTACCATTCTCTCCTTCTGATAAAACAACATCTGATTTTCCTAAACGATCCTCCCCTTTCACTATGACCTCTCCGATTGGTTTCTCCGCATTGGGTTTACTACTGCTCGGCTTTCTTACCACAGTAATTTCAAATTCGCATTGTTTTCCTTCATAGATAATTTTAATGGTCTGCTTTCCTAAAACGGAGGAATCAAACGGTAAAATCATATCCTTTGTTACCTTAACCGTCTCTTTGCTGTCGTCGGCTCTTATTACTTCAATTGTTGCATCGTTCAGATCCAGCGAAGCGTTTTGTACAACAATAGCTCCTGGTGAGGTAAGCAAGGTGATTTCAGTAACTGGAGCTTTCCCAACTTCTATTTCAAATGTATCGCTGCAACCTTTGCTGCTTACAGTAATCGTCTGTTTTCCTGTCTGTTTCGCCTCATAGCCGGTTGCTGTCACTTGATCCAATGTTAGCAATTCATCTTTTCCATTATCATAATACATTCGAATGGCACTCCCACTTAGATCTAACGGCTCACTCCATTCATATTTCACTTTATCCGGAACTTTTTCAACGATAAGCTTAACCGGTGATTTTTTGATTACTGTAATCGGCTGCTGGCAGGTTACGGTTACATCATTTTCATAATATGCTATTGTTACTAAGGTTTGTCCTAATTGCAACGCAGCACCATCAGTAGAAGATAACTCTTTTGCTATATCGAAAGTTCCATTATCGTAAGTAACCTTGACCGAAATGCCGTCAAAGTCAAATGGTAGGTCTTCAATATATTGTAATTTTGATGGTGGTGTCATGATTTCAAGCTTAATAGGTGATTTTGCTTTTACTTTAGCCTTATATGTCGTTGTAAATTCCTTATATCCAACCTTTATCTCTATCTCCCCTACCTCAGAACCATGAGTGATCACACTGGCTTCTGTTAATGGAATTTCTTTTGTACTGCCATCATTAAATTCCAAAGCAAGCTCCCCTCCGGTTAAGTCGATATTTACTAACCCTTCAAGGTACTCTACTGTCTCCGGCAGCTTACTCACATGAATTCCTGTTAATTTTGCTACTGTAATCGGAACATCGGCATAAGCCGTACCACCATTTTCAGAAAATGTGACGCGAATACTGTTTACCGAAGGATCTAAATTTGTTTGCTTAGAAAGCGTATAGCCTGTTACTTCCTCTTGATGACCATCTGCATAGATGGCTTGTACAACCATTCCTTCCGGCTCAAAGTCCTCATATTCTTTGTAATGTGCCTTATTTGGCTGCTTTACAATAACGATACTGGTTAACTCTGGGTATTCCTTCACCGTTTTATATACTGTGCCCGCATAGTTCTGCTGATATATTCTTGTGTCTGATGCTGGGATATATCCTTGTCCCTCATACATACCACACTTAAATACTTTCCCCTGGTTAAGACAACTGTCTTTTTTACAGTTGACGCAGTAACCAGCCCCGTGCCCATGACCGTAGGTGGTAGTATACCCACACTTCCAACACACATAATTATATGTCTCGCAACTGCTAGTATGCACATGCCCTGGACTCCCTGGGTTATAACTGCCACTCTTGACAAAACTGGCTCCATTTTTGTCAAGTGATCCTTTATATCCATCCGCATCTGTATATTCCATCTTTTGATCAAAACTATTGTTAGAGCTTGTTTTTGAGTCAGTAACCGCCTTACTTAAAACTTTGTCAACGCTATACCCATACGCTGTACTACGATCAAAATCTAAAACAGTCATCGCCTGTGCTCCTACTGCTACTAGCACTGCTAATAAGACGACTCTTATCCCATATTTTTTGTTTTTCAATGTATTTCCTCCCCTCAATTAAATAAAAAAGAAAAAGCTGCTTTTCTATCCTTTCCTTTTAGCCTTTCTCGGTTTTGCTCGATTCCCAACCACATGAGCAATATTTCTAGTGCGGTATCGGTTGAGCTACAAAAATTCAAATTGTATTGTTTGGCAATCCGATCCGTTAATCCTCGAATTGAGAATATAAAGGTTTCCAAATTATCAAATGCCGGATTATTTATGAAATAATTTAACTTTCCGGCATTCCATTCATCGGAAAATCCAACTGCAATTTTATAATTGCAGCGGAAAAACTCTTCAATCTCATATTCCTTTTCAGTTAATCGGTCTGTTTTCAATTGACCCGTCGGTAAAATATCAAACAAATTACCAAAGTCTAAAAGAATAAACTTATAATCATTCTTATACGCTTCCAAAAGCTTCAGCCTTTTTTCTCCCGGTGCAGGAATTATATAAGCGGCATTTTTTTTCTTATCAAGGTAATGCAGATCAATTTTATCATCCATAGAAATGACCGCCGTATCATAGCCTAAGCTTTGCAAGTTCTCTGCTAAAGAGATTGCCGTTGTTGTTGCACCAGCTCCACGAGCTAAATTAAAAATACCAAGCGTAATCTTTCCCATTAGCTTGGCATCAGTTGGTACCATTATTTTTTTCTCAACAATCTTTTCTACAATTTTCTCTACTTCCACAGGGACCTCTTTGATAACCTCCTTTTCCACTTCAATTGGTACCTCTTTTATTACCTCAATCGGAACCTCCTTTTCAACAATTTTTTCTATCGGCTTTTCTATAATTTTCTCAATTGGCTTTTCCACTTCACCTACTTTTTCAACAATCTTCTCAACTACCTTTACTGATTTATTAGACACAGGCATAGAACGATTTTTAATTTCCGGCATAATCTCTGTGAAATTGTAGTTTCCATCAATTGCATAATACAGGTTATATACTCCATAGCCAAAGGCCCAATTTTTAAATTGTTCATCCGGCTTTTCATAATTAATGAATAGGCTGATAAATATCTCTTTGTCTACCTCACGAATAGCTTTTATTACCTCTCTTTTTCCATCCTCAGTACCTACAAGTGCTGCATCGGAAATAAGGACGATATCTGCACGCTCTGTCTGAATTCCCTCAATGATTTCTTCAATCAGCACATAATCCTTATCAATTAAGTTAATCCCATATTGATTAAAGACCGGAATTAATTGCCGTACATTTTCTAAGCTACCAAGCATTGCTAATGCCGTAGCTTCCGATTTCTTTGCCAATCTCATGCCTCCTTATACTTTAATCTTTCTTTACGGTCAGTTGTAATTAACCGTCTCTCACTTTCAAATGGCATAAAATTCACCGTTAAGTGATTGTTTGCGGCATATAGTAAACCATGACCACGTTCAAAATGCGTAATGCGCATAGTTTCCTCTTCTGATAACCCTAATACTCGCTGCAACACCATTGCCTCGGTTTCTTCCATTTGCAATGCAATTTTTATCTTTGACTGATTGACAATTGCTTTTCCTGCGTCACTCTCCAAATCTTGAATGTCTTGTGTCGATGCAACCGCACTGCCGCCGTAACCCCGTATAATTTTCCAAATTTCCATAATGTAAGCTGATACAAGCGGGTCTGCTTTCTTTCCGGCAACACGCCAAATTTCATCTAAGAAAAGACAAATTTTTTGTGTTAAATCTCCTTTGATTCGATCCCAAAAAATATCTGTGATTATTGTCATTGCCAGACTGATCCATTCATCCGGCATGTCAGAAATATCGGCCACTGTATAAATGCTGTCTAAATCTACATTTGTTTGTCCATTAAAAAAAGACATCGATCCGTCTACAAATGACTTTATATCTTCTCGTGTTGACTCAAATTCCAATCGTCCTTTCATTGCTTCGTATACATCAGCCAAGATAGGCATTTCTTTCCGCTTTGGTGTCAAAGATATGATGCCAGGCTTTCTTATAAAAATGCTTGCATTGTCATCCATTTTAATACCTTTTTTATAATAGATCTCACCAACAAGGTCTTCTAACTTATTCAACATGGATTTATCAATGCCTGGCAACATTAAGCGGTGCAGCATACGCAGTTTCTGCTGTTTTTCTGCAAGCCAGCTTTCTTCTTTTCGTTCAATGTTTTTTGTCTCTCTTATATCGTACATATTAACTGTATTGGCTGATCCTGCCGCAAAGCGAAAATAATTGCCTCCAACTGCTTCACATAATTTACGATATTCATGTCCTTTATAAGGACAGATCATCATAACTGGTATTTTCTGCATTCGAAAACGGTCTGCAATCATCTGTGCTGTAAAGGTTTTACCCGATCCAGAATTTCCTGTTAGCAACATGTTTGCATTGGAATACTTTTCAGAATCAAAAATATCAATAATAATTTGGTTGTTATCCTTTTCATTGATGCCCATAAAAATTCCTTCTGCATCAGATATTGAAGAAGAGGTAAATGGGTACATTGCACAAAGTCCAGAGCTTAAGATATTACGTTCCGTCTGCTTCTTTATTTGTGGGTGAAATTTTTCTGCATCCAAAGGCAAAGTAGAAAGAAAGGCTTCCATCTGACGAAAATCCGCACGCTTGCAGAATATATCCTTTCCTGCCATAATGCCTTCCACCATGCGTAACTTCTTATCCAACATTTCTTCACTTTCAGCGGTTACTTTTACAATCAGATTAATGTACCAAAATTCATCACCTTCCGCTAATTTCTTTTTCATGTAGACAGAATGTGCTGCGGCATTTTCCTGTAATCCTGAATCCACTTGGTTTTCTCCACCTTTTTTCCTTTTATAATTTGTAAAGCCTAAATAATGAGTAATATCTTTGACGGCTT
Proteins encoded in this window:
- a CDS encoding bacterial Ig-like domain-containing protein, giving the protein MKNKKYGIRVVLLAVLVAVGAQAMTVLDFDRSTAYGYSVDKVLSKAVTDSKTSSNNSFDQKMEYTDADGYKGSLDKNGASFVKSGSYNPGSPGHVHTSSCETYNYVCWKCGYTTTYGHGHGAGYCVNCKKDSCLNQGKVFKCGMYEGQGYIPASDTRIYQQNYAGTVYKTVKEYPELTSIVIVKQPNKAHYKEYEDFEPEGMVVQAIYADGHQEEVTGYTLSKQTNLDPSVNSIRVTFSENGGTAYADVPITVAKLTGIHVSKLPETVEYLEGLVNIDLTGGELALEFNDGSTKEIPLTEASVITHGSEVGEIEIKVGYKEFTTTYKAKVKAKSPIKLEIMTPPSKLQYIEDLPFDFDGISVKVTYDNGTFDIAKELSSTDGAALQLGQTLVTIAYYENDVTVTCQQPITVIKKSPVKLIVEKVPDKVKYEWSEPLDLSGSAIRMYYDNGKDELLTLDQVTATGYEAKQTGKQTITVSSKGCSDTFEIEVGKAPVTEITLLTSPGAIVVQNASLDLNDATIEVIRADDSKETVKVTKDMILPFDSSVLGKQTIKIIYEGKQCEFEITVVRKPSSSKPNAEKPIGEVIVKGEDRLGKSDVVLSEGENGNIRVKVNQSHDAMYMVIPMLDNKVARNVINNTIPSFQAIMEGKLYVKITGDAEFEFIDNSKDFVDTNTHWAKQEIDKAASREIFAGIGDKRFAPDDTMTIAMMAAILHRLDGYKADQLPTNKGQWYDPDLAWVKEYIAREEDLVRPEAAVTKEQLARMLYQFAEHSGVEVEKETDPVTWMQNNGILIERIGGSLQLSDTATRAEVATIINKSIEAMLIRVK
- the cpaB gene encoding Flp pilus assembly protein CpaB, which gives rise to MLFKKKEKLQEKVKLRRNPGKYLKNKKLLSLLCIVLAAILSFVVLPKLYEQQADTAMVVAVAENIKKGEIIKANKVIEKKVGAYGLPSGIIKSIQKVEGKVAKVDLLAGDYITDAKIGDFVSDPIIENIVKQGKQLTTITLQSNAAGLASHLQKGDIVNVGTVRETDAGFQVIFETSLKNLEIYDIENADAVSVDDVKASKADAVDAIPQTITFIVTETQAARLLDAEYNGKIHITLIKR
- a CDS encoding AAA family ATPase, translating into MSKIIAVYGRPGSGKSTLAANLSCALATKNQVVILASANLDYGGIQTFFGESISEEQGIFAALADTAEQPQRMLTPCKNRENIFLLGIPNKMTEPCMEELYENRTKRLFQQLQVCSDYIVIDCTGYLREPMTSLGLFLADQILCTYTLSSESGLWHQAMQSFFERFHIKELVKPVIGQWNIGCSMHEFLQLYGLTDTVQLPAVEDAVVFQNSGKLIYEMKSKEAKQYRAVMEQLAEEVQ